Proteins found in one Kwoniella bestiolae CBS 10118 chromosome 1, complete sequence genomic segment:
- a CDS encoding vacuolar-sorting protein SNF7 — MSGWMSWFAGKKDTREGARDAIVGLRQQLLMLEKKEEHLNKKIEEEMKKAKANATSNKRLAMAALRQKKAHENELDRIAGTRLTLETQVNAIESANLNAETMVAMKKGADALKGIHSNLTAEGVDATMDKIREQMDLTNEISDAISNPVGMGIVLDEDDLKEELEALEQEQLDDRLAGADRVPSHIPASPVGQTTGRVNNTAQAEEDDEEAQLRQLQAELAM; from the exons ATGTCAGGCTGGATGTCATGGTTCgcagggaagaaggataccCGAGAGGGAGCGAGGGATGCGATAGTGGGCTTGAGACAGCAATTGCtgatgttggagaagaaggaggaacatCTGAAtaagaagatcgaggaggagatgaagaaggctAAAGCGAATGCTACGTCTAATAAGCGAT TGGCAATGGCTGCGTTGAGACAAAAGAAAGCGCATGAGAATGAATTGGATAGAATTGCTGGCACGAGATTGACCTTGGAGACTCAG GTCAACGCCATAGAATCAGCCAACCTGAACGCCGAGACTATGGTAGCTATGAAGAAAGGTGCGGATGCTCTCAAAGGGATTCACAGTAATCT CACCGCGGAAGGAGTCGACGCTACAATGGACAAAATCAGAGAACAGATGGACCTCACCAACGAAATTTCAGATGCTATTTCCAATCCAGTCGGTATGGGCATAGTACTCGACGAG GACGACCTCAAAGAAGAGCTCGAGGCGTTAGAGCAAGAACAACTAGACGACAGACTCGCCGGCGCAGATAGAGTACCGAGTCATATCCCCGCTTCACCGGTGGGTCAAACCACAGGGC GCGTCAACAACACTGCTCAAGcggaggaagacgacgaggaagcTCAATTACGTCAATTACAAGCCGAGCTGGCTATGTAG